Proteins encoded together in one Desulfurella sp. window:
- a CDS encoding DUF1887 family CARF protein: MDLAVVLLSDQSIPNVLFLKDLYDKWDKILFIETQKTQEKNYSKSILSILNKKENDSIVVDQNDLNDIEGKLKEYFSKNSFDNILVNITGGTKIMALGAYDFFKNSNLNSTIYYKSIDKNFYLILYPKASQIPSTCKLSIPEYMSAVGTKIKSTQKQDSKKSNIAKKLFQAFESDYETVLDITQKFRVYRDNENARKKILENNEAKKAIKDLKNYCGITQEELDQFDFRSKETIDFFTGGWFEYYVFDQIKTLPVDDISCNIKIENDRGVSNELDVVFIINNDLHIIECKTGEVKDYIGDVIYKSGQLRQNFGLSAKSHLVILNPPSSEISQEKKQRANSIGINLIDYKSLKQKNLSEIFREKLKL, translated from the coding sequence ATGGATCTTGCTGTAGTTTTGCTTAGCGATCAATCAATACCAAATGTACTTTTTCTAAAAGATTTATATGATAAATGGGATAAAATTTTATTTATAGAAACGCAAAAAACACAAGAAAAAAACTATAGTAAATCCATACTCAGCATATTAAATAAAAAAGAAAATGATAGCATAGTAGTAGACCAAAACGATTTAAATGACATTGAAGGAAAACTTAAAGAATACTTTTCAAAAAACTCTTTTGACAACATTTTGGTAAATATAACAGGCGGCACCAAAATTATGGCTTTAGGTGCTTACGATTTTTTTAAAAACTCAAATTTAAATTCTACAATTTATTATAAATCTATTGATAAAAATTTTTATCTTATTTTGTACCCTAAGGCAAGTCAAATTCCTAGTACCTGCAAATTATCCATTCCTGAATATATGAGCGCTGTTGGCACCAAAATCAAAAGCACTCAAAAACAGGATAGTAAAAAATCAAATATTGCAAAAAAACTCTTTCAAGCTTTTGAATCTGATTATGAAACAGTATTAGATATTACACAAAAATTTAGAGTATATCGTGATAATGAAAACGCAAGAAAAAAAATTTTAGAAAACAATGAAGCCAAAAAAGCCATAAAAGATTTAAAAAACTACTGCGGTATAACGCAAGAAGAATTAGACCAATTTGATTTTAGAAGTAAAGAAACAATCGATTTTTTTACGGGTGGCTGGTTTGAATATTATGTTTTTGACCAAATAAAAACATTACCAGTTGATGATATAAGCTGTAATATCAAAATAGAAAATGACAGAGGTGTATCAAACGAGCTTGATGTAGTTTTTATTATAAACAATGATTTGCATATAATAGAATGTAAAACCGGCGAAGTAAAAGATTATATTGGAGATGTAATTTACAAATCGGGACAATTAAGGCAAAATTTTGGTTTAAGTGCAAAATCGCACCTTGTTATTTTAAACCCTCCTTCCAGCGAAATAAGTCAAGAAAAAAAACAACGTGCAAATTCTATTGGCATAAACTTAATTGACTACAAATCATTAAAACAAAAAAACCTTAGTGAGATTTTTAGAGAAAAGTTAAAATTATAA
- the csm3 gene encoding type III-A CRISPR-associated RAMP protein Csm3: MKLEKIVKITGKIELKTGLHIGAGNDSIHIGGVDNAVIKDPITKKPYIPGSSIKGKIRTLLEWATGRVRDSKPFATKDKDDDPIARIFGNGKNDPNYKGGPTRASFSDCQLSEENNKKLEEIGYTEIKTEVTIDRISGTAAGAGPRSTERVPAGAKFDFEVTYKVFDKQDEENLELLLLGMKLLEYDALGGSTSRGYGRISFKDVTIEGSNKKFDEIKIDNDSFKNWELKGDKSAVS, encoded by the coding sequence ATGAAACTTGAAAAAATAGTAAAAATTACTGGAAAAATTGAGTTAAAAACCGGTTTGCACATAGGTGCAGGTAATGACAGTATTCATATAGGCGGTGTGGATAACGCTGTTATAAAAGATCCAATAACAAAAAAACCATACATACCTGGCTCTTCCATAAAAGGTAAAATAAGAACGCTTCTTGAGTGGGCTACAGGTAGAGTGAGAGATTCAAAGCCTTTTGCAACAAAAGACAAAGACGATGATCCAATTGCAAGAATTTTTGGTAATGGAAAAAACGATCCGAATTACAAAGGTGGCCCTACAAGGGCGAGTTTTTCTGATTGCCAGCTTAGTGAAGAAAATAATAAAAAACTTGAAGAAATAGGCTACACAGAAATTAAAACTGAAGTGACAATTGATAGAATAAGCGGCACAGCTGCGGGTGCTGGCCCAAGAAGTACAGAAAGAGTTCCTGCAGGAGCAAAATTTGATTTTGAAGTAACTTATAAGGTTTTTGATAAACAAGACGAAGAAAACCTTGAACTTTTACTTTTGGGCATGAAGCTACTTGAGTATGATGCATTGGGTGGTTCTACCTCGAGGGGCTATGGAAGAATAAGTTTTAAAGATGTTACAATTGAAGGAAGCAATAAAAAATTTGATGAAATAAAAATAGATAACGATTCGTTCAAAAATTGGGAACTTAAGGGAGATAAAAGTGCAGTCTCTTAA
- the csm5 gene encoding type III-A CRISPR-associated RAMP protein Csm5: protein MKSKTFNIKLKVLTPIHIGDGSSYDPTDYIIDKNEMHVIDHDRFIQKINSNKTLYDDFLGRIKNFTPKSIGLINFIREQSKGLYRYSLKLDKKALEYIENSPNEIGRAPIDKFIRNPFNDTIYIPGSSIKGALRSAIIEVIFRKLLPKEEDKCNDSEQRKKLLESLIERNSDLNKYNDKGKLLETLLTTTFNPNDAKNDILKHVLVSDFLPSEASLQICYPINKSSTIENNIPALLECAMPGSTFEGTITFKNQFFDELDKILGKIANIRGSSSPKKDSLHDFNGNLLAKWIRANYKDKVLMCEKETTNYSLSTKDNNFILKIGKHAGALSKSIAGFRKINVNASNPEKQREEKNTLDSQTTFWYINNKPMGWVLGEVISSNHLN from the coding sequence ATGAAAAGTAAAACTTTTAATATAAAACTAAAAGTGTTAACGCCCATACACATTGGAGATGGCAGCTCATATGACCCAACAGATTATATAATAGATAAAAACGAGATGCATGTTATAGATCATGACAGATTTATTCAAAAAATCAACTCAAATAAAACCTTGTATGATGATTTTTTAGGAAGAATTAAAAACTTTACGCCTAAAAGTATTGGTTTAATAAATTTTATAAGAGAACAGTCAAAAGGTTTATATAGGTATTCTCTAAAACTTGATAAAAAAGCTTTAGAATATATAGAAAACTCCCCAAACGAAATTGGCAGAGCCCCTATTGATAAATTTATAAGAAATCCGTTTAATGATACAATCTATATACCAGGATCAAGTATTAAAGGCGCGCTAAGAAGTGCAATTATTGAAGTTATTTTTAGGAAACTTTTGCCAAAAGAAGAAGACAAATGTAATGACAGTGAGCAAAGAAAAAAATTGCTTGAAAGCTTAATTGAAAGAAACTCAGATTTGAATAAGTATAACGATAAAGGTAAATTGTTAGAAACACTTTTAACCACTACTTTTAATCCAAATGACGCAAAAAATGATATACTAAAGCATGTTTTGGTTTCAGATTTTTTGCCAAGCGAAGCGAGTTTACAAATTTGCTATCCAATAAATAAAAGTTCTACCATAGAAAACAATATTCCTGCGCTTTTAGAATGTGCAATGCCAGGCAGCACTTTTGAAGGAACAATTACTTTTAAAAATCAGTTTTTTGATGAATTAGACAAAATTCTGGGTAAGATAGCTAACATAAGAGGATCAAGCTCACCAAAAAAGGATTCACTGCATGATTTTAATGGTAATCTTTTAGCAAAATGGATAAGGGCAAACTACAAAGATAAAGTTTTGATGTGTGAAAAAGAAACAACTAACTACTCTTTAAGCACTAAAGACAATAATTTTATATTAAAAATAGGCAAACACGCAGGGGCTTTGTCAAAATCCATTGCAGGTTTCAGAAAGATAAATGTTAATGCTTCTAATCCTGAAAAACAACGCGAAGAAAAAAACACTTTAGATTCTCAAACAACCTTTTGGTATATAAATAACAAACCAATGGGTTGGGTGCTTGGCGAGGTAATTAGCTCAAATCACTTAAATTAA
- the cas2 gene encoding CRISPR-associated endonuclease Cas2 has protein sequence MKFLITYDIKNPRRWKKVFGYIKKKGLNVQLSCFEVEMSNYKIGKLLEELSKFIDLKEDVIYTYPLEPNSSAFSVKLGKAEDLNKDYVL, from the coding sequence ATGAAATTTCTAATAACCTATGACATAAAAAATCCCAGAAGATGGAAAAAAGTTTTTGGCTATATTAAAAAGAAAGGTTTGAATGTTCAGTTGTCTTGCTTTGAAGTAGAAATGAGCAATTATAAGATAGGTAAACTTTTAGAAGAATTAAGTAAGTTTATTGATTTAAAAGAGGATGTGATTTATACATATCCACTTGAGCCCAATTCGAGCGCTTTTAGCGTTAAACTTGGAAAAGCAGAAGATTTAAATAAGGATTATGTGTTATGA
- the cas1 gene encoding CRISPR-associated endonuclease Cas1: MKGLLFVATPKSIVSRKNNNICVYNENGQFEFPIGSIEHVFLLGGINITTPTIKFLNTFGKCVFLLNQFGKLITAIIPEHIGSDYSLRLAQYKIMLSQQSKIHLVNFLLKEKAKSVGYILGLNESAYNRSIYIKSLISNASTRNLQEALGIDGSLNSKLFQFMRENLLPENFEFNERDYKPPKDPVNAVLSLTYTMYYSLLVPISMSYGFDPYLSFFHTKRGKHASLCSDLIEISRPWLTLFVFENFKNAFFDPSDFVLSENGCFLKEKALKSYVKLFSEKVIHGEYIDQTVKFILNLKEKIYEISNNL; this comes from the coding sequence ATGAAAGGCTTATTGTTTGTTGCGACACCAAAAAGCATAGTTTCACGAAAAAACAATAACATATGTGTATATAATGAAAATGGTCAATTTGAATTTCCAATCGGTTCTATTGAACATGTTTTTCTGCTAGGTGGTATTAACATCACAACACCTACAATTAAATTTTTAAACACATTTGGTAAGTGTGTGTTTTTATTAAATCAATTTGGCAAGCTTATTACGGCAATTATACCTGAACATATTGGAAGCGATTATTCTTTAAGACTGGCCCAATATAAAATTATGCTCTCACAGCAATCAAAAATTCATCTAGTAAATTTTTTGTTAAAAGAAAAAGCAAAAAGTGTGGGTTATATACTTGGTCTTAATGAGTCAGCATACAATAGAAGTATTTATATAAAAAGTTTAATATCCAATGCAAGTACAAGAAATTTACAAGAAGCGCTAGGAATTGATGGATCTTTGAATTCAAAATTGTTTCAGTTTATGAGAGAAAACCTCCTACCAGAAAACTTCGAGTTTAACGAAAGAGATTATAAACCACCAAAAGACCCTGTTAATGCAGTTCTATCTTTAACATACACGATGTATTATAGTCTTCTTGTGCCTATTAGCATGTCTTATGGATTTGACCCGTATTTAAGTTTTTTTCATACAAAAAGAGGTAAGCATGCTAGTTTATGCTCTGATTTGATAGAGATTTCAAGACCATGGCTAACCTTGTTTGTGTTTGAAAATTTCAAAAATGCTTTTTTTGATCCAAGCGATTTTGTATTGAGCGAAAATGGCTGTTTTTTGAAGGAAAAAGCACTGAAGTCTTATGTTAAGCTTTTTAGCGAAAAAGTTATACATGGAGAATATATTGATCAAACAGTAAAATTTATATTAAATCTTAAGGAAAAGATTTATGAAATTTCTAATAACCTATGA
- a CDS encoding SAVED domain-containing protein gives KNKLIKIMVFKAENPNNHYTKKIKGLLKFDFDAIFNDEDFDGDSYNLAMYVAAYALMHNKNIKENYCFSGIIDESLKIKTPSLQEKQKYANSKNKILIGENLNLHEILSQVFMPDRKLILAKNEQLNVPGFKIINIGNMPKVNWTLTIKQTAKFIEPFDEVAFNCPASFAFGIGAYLGSIYPYKVLHFQAGQYLQALDTDRDLKTIDDNFSDLVISKLESAPKELNILLHFASHEPIAPTKKPTIKIEAKVKGNIPIENYKELTRQINNAINYVKRQYQFKKVNLVFSMPVAMAFGLGCAIGKFLNASVYHYFFDSARYFKVFNLSDLS, from the coding sequence AAAAACAAATTAATTAAAATTATGGTCTTTAAAGCCGAAAACCCAAATAATCACTATACAAAAAAAATAAAAGGACTTTTAAAATTTGACTTTGATGCAATTTTTAACGATGAAGACTTTGATGGAGACTCTTACAATTTAGCAATGTATGTAGCAGCTTATGCATTAATGCATAATAAAAATATTAAAGAAAACTATTGCTTTAGTGGTATTATCGATGAATCGCTAAAGATAAAAACGCCTAGTTTACAAGAAAAACAAAAATATGCAAACTCTAAAAATAAAATTTTAATAGGAGAAAACTTAAATTTACACGAAATCTTAAGCCAGGTATTTATGCCAGATCGGAAGTTAATTCTGGCAAAAAATGAGCAATTAAATGTCCCTGGCTTTAAAATCATAAATATTGGTAATATGCCTAAGGTTAATTGGACTTTAACTATAAAGCAAACGGCTAAATTTATCGAACCATTTGACGAAGTTGCTTTCAACTGCCCGGCAAGTTTTGCATTTGGTATTGGTGCTTATCTAGGTAGCATTTATCCATACAAAGTTTTGCATTTTCAAGCAGGTCAGTATTTGCAAGCTCTTGACACAGACCGTGATTTAAAGACCATAGATGATAATTTTAGCGACTTAGTTATAAGTAAACTAGAATCTGCACCAAAAGAATTAAATATATTGCTTCATTTCGCAAGCCATGAGCCTATAGCTCCAACAAAAAAACCCACTATAAAAATTGAAGCAAAAGTAAAAGGCAACATACCAATTGAAAATTACAAAGAACTAACACGCCAGATTAACAATGCAATAAACTATGTAAAAAGACAATATCAATTCAAAAAAGTTAATTTGGTGTTTTCTATGCCTGTTGCTATGGCTTTTGGCTTGGGCTGCGCAATAGGTAAATTCTTAAATGCAAGCGTTTATCATTATTTTTTTGACAGCGCAAGATACTTTAAAGTATTTAATTTAAGTGATTTGAGCTAA
- a CDS encoding nucleoside triphosphate pyrophosphatase gives MIYVATTSPRRIELLKQFGFDYKLVKPCKEKLIINSKQNLAVQKAISKIECLQIDGLVVAFDTLIIFKDRIFEKPKNIEEAKSMLYDLSGSWHSVISAIAIKYKDLIKAYFEKTFVKFAKLEKNDIDFLTSKENVLDKAGAYAIQGYAALYIEKIVGDYYNVVGLPLNRFKKILEDDFKLKKSDYLK, from the coding sequence ATGATTTATGTAGCCACAACATCGCCAAGACGCATTGAGTTGCTTAAACAGTTTGGCTTTGATTATAAACTGGTTAAGCCATGCAAAGAAAAACTAATTATAAACAGTAAACAAAATTTAGCAGTACAAAAAGCCATAAGTAAAATTGAGTGTTTGCAAATAGATGGTTTGGTGGTTGCCTTTGATACTTTAATAATTTTTAAGGATAGGATTTTTGAAAAACCAAAAAACATCGAAGAAGCTAAATCCATGCTTTATGATTTAAGTGGTAGCTGGCATTCAGTAATTAGCGCAATTGCAATAAAATATAAGGATTTAATAAAAGCTTACTTTGAAAAAACTTTTGTTAAGTTTGCAAAGCTAGAGAAAAACGATATTGATTTTTTGACAAGCAAAGAAAATGTATTAGATAAAGCTGGAGCTTATGCTATCCAGGGTTATGCAGCGCTTTATATAGAAAAAATTGTTGGAGATTACTATAATGTGGTGGGACTGCCTCTAAATAGATTTAAAAAAATCCTTGAAGATGATTTTAAGCTTAAAAAAAGCGATTATTTAAAGTAA
- the cas2 gene encoding CRISPR-associated endonuclease Cas2, with protein sequence MTKNYVVIYDITDSKNRYKIARFLFEYGIRTQYSVFEVEVKNSQFNKFIGLLGRKIKKPADKIYIYQLDKNNLKNIQRIGNYENSVIFDFFV encoded by the coding sequence ATGACAAAAAATTACGTTGTAATTTATGATATAACAGACTCTAAAAATAGGTACAAAATAGCACGATTTTTATTTGAATATGGAATTAGAACCCAATATTCTGTATTTGAAGTAGAAGTAAAGAACTCACAGTTTAACAAATTTATAGGATTGCTTGGGCGCAAAATTAAAAAACCAGCAGATAAAATTTACATATATCAATTAGATAAAAACAACCTAAAAAATATCCAAAGGATAGGTAATTATGAAAATTCTGTTATTTTTGATTTTTTTGTTTGA
- the cas10 gene encoding type III-A CRISPR-associated protein Cas10/Csm1 — MNLEPVELVSLAALLHDIGKISQRAKIPIENKYNLEEYAPEKDGHPSYIHAAYTAEFLDWFIKEFSMRFEDEKTNLVNIASYHHKDIDEPLYKIIKNADHLASGFERTPQIEKSDYIKEQLISIFSSVSINNNQKNDYTFSLKPLSFDIEPQVKSENTPKDYEALYNGLKADLQRLKGIENFDIFYDGLNYLLEKYAWCVPSSSFEAKADISLFDHLRVSAAFAAALYKYFEQSGKILQPDDTTPAFALIQGDFSGIQNFIFSKQGESNKFAAKILRARSFFVSLSTELVAYKICKKLGLTKASVVMNAGGKFTILSHNAKDLDHIINEVTDEVNNEFLKLNYGQTRFAIAHIELCGTDFLIDKNDKKSKFSQRYEELVKKLEEKKLKPVIKNFVFEDYLDSIKEGGICRICGNHPANQYIEDTPICEVCHRMKKIGENLVKNKFFAITTNETSSSIPIFSNYHLVFENKAESLKNALLAFEIGLENEFRGLAKSKIAAYVPRLTQDEIDKYKDLDDVQGLKEGDIKPFSAIAKDAIKDKKGSDFLGILKADVDNLGLIFARGFGENVSISKTVSLSRMLDFFFTGWLQNEIKTNFRSIYTVFSGGDDLFLIGPFNQIIELAKKINEHLRQYTKNEDFHLSCGIYFAKDKVPVYQMARQAEEILEKSKKDNGKNAITLFERTMKWDQFNKLMEINLDDIFREADVSEGFKYNLFTYLKMIESNKTRDLLWKPLLIYNIYRNVAKQKSKEERNPVIEKFLSLMVKYFEDYKGDFLVPLSKYIYENRKREELK, encoded by the coding sequence GTGAATTTAGAGCCTGTGGAATTAGTTAGTTTAGCTGCTTTACTTCATGATATAGGCAAAATTTCTCAAAGGGCAAAAATACCAATTGAAAACAAATATAATTTAGAAGAATACGCACCAGAAAAAGACGGACACCCCTCTTATATACACGCTGCCTATACAGCAGAATTTTTAGATTGGTTTATTAAAGAGTTTAGCATGAGATTCGAAGATGAAAAGACAAATTTAGTTAATATTGCATCATATCACCACAAAGACATTGACGAACCATTATATAAAATAATAAAAAACGCAGACCATCTTGCCAGCGGTTTTGAAAGAACACCACAGATAGAAAAAAGCGATTACATAAAAGAACAGTTGATTTCCATTTTTTCTTCCGTTTCAATTAACAATAACCAAAAAAACGATTACACATTTTCACTAAAGCCCTTATCGTTTGATATAGAGCCGCAGGTAAAATCTGAAAATACGCCAAAAGATTACGAAGCGCTCTACAATGGCTTAAAGGCAGATTTGCAAAGATTAAAAGGTATAGAAAATTTTGATATTTTTTATGACGGTTTAAATTATTTGCTTGAAAAGTATGCCTGGTGCGTGCCCTCTTCATCTTTTGAGGCTAAAGCTGATATTTCTCTTTTTGATCACTTGAGGGTAAGTGCCGCTTTTGCTGCAGCATTATACAAGTATTTTGAGCAATCAGGTAAGATTTTGCAACCAGATGATACCACACCTGCCTTTGCGCTTATTCAAGGAGATTTTTCTGGTATACAGAATTTTATATTTTCCAAACAAGGGGAATCAAATAAGTTTGCAGCTAAAATTTTGAGAGCAAGGTCATTTTTTGTATCGCTATCAACAGAACTTGTAGCCTATAAAATTTGCAAAAAGCTTGGTTTAACCAAAGCTTCGGTTGTTATGAATGCTGGTGGTAAATTTACAATTTTATCACATAATGCAAAAGATTTGGATCATATAATTAATGAAGTAACAGACGAAGTTAACAACGAGTTTTTAAAGTTGAATTACGGTCAAACACGATTTGCAATTGCCCACATAGAGCTTTGCGGTACTGATTTTTTAATTGATAAAAATGACAAAAAGAGCAAATTTAGCCAACGTTATGAAGAACTTGTTAAAAAATTGGAAGAAAAAAAGCTAAAGCCAGTTATCAAAAACTTTGTATTTGAGGATTATTTGGATTCAATAAAAGAAGGTGGCATTTGTAGAATCTGTGGCAACCATCCAGCAAATCAATATATAGAGGACACACCTATATGTGAAGTATGCCATAGAATGAAAAAAATTGGCGAGAATTTAGTTAAAAACAAGTTTTTTGCTATTACGACAAATGAAACAAGCTCAAGCATCCCAATTTTTTCTAATTACCATTTGGTTTTTGAAAATAAAGCTGAAAGTTTAAAAAATGCTTTGCTTGCTTTTGAAATAGGCTTAGAAAACGAATTTAGAGGTCTTGCAAAAAGTAAAATAGCAGCTTATGTGCCACGCTTAACACAAGATGAGATAGATAAATATAAAGATTTAGATGATGTACAAGGTTTAAAGGAAGGCGACATAAAACCTTTTTCTGCAATTGCAAAAGATGCAATAAAAGATAAAAAAGGCAGTGATTTTCTAGGTATTCTTAAGGCGGATGTGGATAATTTAGGTTTGATTTTTGCACGTGGTTTTGGTGAAAATGTAAGTATTTCAAAAACTGTTAGTCTATCCAGAATGCTTGATTTCTTTTTTACAGGCTGGCTTCAAAATGAAATTAAAACAAATTTTAGATCAATTTATACCGTTTTTAGTGGCGGCGATGACCTGTTTCTTATTGGGCCTTTCAACCAGATTATCGAATTAGCGAAAAAAATAAACGAACATTTAAGACAATACACAAAAAATGAAGACTTTCACTTGTCGTGCGGTATATATTTTGCAAAAGACAAAGTGCCAGTTTACCAGATGGCCAGACAAGCCGAAGAAATCCTCGAAAAAAGCAAAAAAGACAATGGTAAAAATGCCATAACATTATTTGAGCGTACTATGAAGTGGGATCAATTCAATAAATTAATGGAAATAAACTTAGATGACATTTTTAGAGAAGCTGATGTTTCAGAAGGGTTTAAGTATAATTTATTTACTTATTTGAAAATGATAGAATCAAATAAAACAAGAGACTTATTATGGAAGCCTCTTTTGATTTACAATATTTATAGAAACGTAGCTAAACAAAAAAGCAAAGAAGAAAGAAATCCTGTAATAGAAAAGTTTTTATCTTTAATGGTTAAATATTTTGAAGACTATAAAGGTGATTTTTTAGTGCCTTTGAGCAAATATATTTATGAAAACAGAAAAAGGGAGGAGTTAAAATGA
- the csm2 gene encoding type III-A CRISPR-associated protein Csm2 — protein sequence MNERENFYGNVNRGQKNPYQHNENRNRYPGITPKDYFKEPNSDIVKDDLFSVTADKITESFSKEGGITGSQIRKFYDEVLRLKLKLDSASDKETKFVEILPYLKMLIPKVIYSKNRNNANESFESFIKMNIENITKVREFEVFCDLFEAIIAYTKKYPNLKK from the coding sequence ATGAATGAAAGAGAAAATTTTTATGGAAATGTCAATCGTGGACAAAAAAATCCTTATCAGCATAATGAAAATCGAAATAGATACCCTGGCATAACGCCGAAAGATTATTTTAAAGAACCAAATAGTGATATTGTTAAAGATGATTTGTTTTCTGTAACAGCCGATAAAATTACAGAAAGTTTTAGCAAAGAAGGCGGAATAACAGGAAGCCAAATTAGAAAGTTTTATGATGAAGTTTTAAGACTAAAATTAAAATTAGACAGCGCAAGTGATAAAGAGACAAAATTTGTTGAAATTTTGCCATATCTTAAAATGCTTATACCAAAAGTTATTTATTCAAAAAACAGAAATAATGCAAATGAATCTTTCGAAAGTTTTATTAAAATGAATATAGAAAATATTACAAAAGTAAGAGAATTTGAGGTTTTTTGCGATCTATTTGAAGCGATTATTGCCTATACAAAAAAATATCCAAATTTAAAAAAATAG